The following are encoded in a window of Roseimaritima ulvae genomic DNA:
- a CDS encoding M20/M25/M40 family metallo-hydrolase, translating to MSATIDTDAALDRFLQLTAIPGPSGKEKAVAAEIVRQLEAAGADSSAIQFDDAHRRTRMSGEVGNLIVHLPGTVEGPTTLLTAHMDTVPVCVGSQPTVDGEYVYSAADGTGLGADNRAGCAALLTAACELLSGNQPYPPLVLCWFVQEEIGLEGSRNMNAQLIGPHHRAINFDGGTVEKLTIGAIGGERMTIDVQGIASHAGVAPEQGASAIVMASEAIASLHRDGWLGYVRRPQGGEGRSNIGVFQGGDATNVVTPHVHLRAEARSHDPEVRTAIVSAIRDAFESAAAEVQNADGQGGRITFSSHVDYEAFCLDEQGPSVSAAQAAVSAVGREPLLNISNGGLDANWMFRHGIQAVTLGCGQRNVHTADERLCIPDYLDACRIATAVASGQTP from the coding sequence ATGTCTGCCACCATCGATACCGACGCGGCTCTGGACCGCTTTCTGCAGCTAACCGCGATTCCGGGACCCAGCGGGAAGGAGAAAGCGGTGGCCGCCGAAATCGTCCGCCAGCTGGAAGCGGCCGGCGCCGACTCCTCGGCGATCCAGTTCGATGACGCTCACCGGCGCACGCGGATGAGCGGCGAAGTGGGGAATTTGATCGTGCACTTGCCGGGCACCGTCGAGGGGCCGACGACCCTGCTGACCGCCCACATGGACACCGTTCCGGTGTGCGTCGGCAGCCAGCCCACGGTCGACGGCGAGTACGTCTATAGTGCCGCCGATGGGACCGGACTGGGAGCGGACAATCGCGCGGGCTGCGCGGCGTTGTTGACGGCTGCCTGTGAGCTATTGTCCGGTAACCAGCCCTACCCGCCGCTGGTGCTGTGCTGGTTTGTGCAGGAAGAAATCGGTCTGGAAGGCTCGCGAAATATGAACGCCCAGCTGATTGGGCCGCATCATCGAGCCATCAATTTTGACGGCGGGACAGTGGAAAAGTTGACGATCGGCGCGATCGGTGGCGAGCGCATGACCATCGACGTACAGGGCATCGCTTCGCACGCCGGCGTGGCTCCCGAACAGGGCGCGAGCGCCATCGTGATGGCTTCCGAAGCCATCGCATCGCTGCACCGCGACGGTTGGTTGGGGTACGTTCGCCGGCCTCAGGGTGGCGAAGGCCGTTCCAATATCGGCGTGTTTCAAGGCGGCGACGCCACCAACGTGGTCACGCCGCATGTGCACCTGCGTGCCGAAGCTCGCAGCCACGATCCCGAAGTCCGCACGGCGATCGTGTCCGCCATTCGCGACGCCTTTGAGTCGGCCGCTGCGGAAGTACAAAATGCCGACGGCCAGGGCGGACGCATCACGTTCAGCTCCCACGTCGATTACGAAGCGTTTTGCTTGGATGAGCAAGGGCCCAGTGTGAGTGCCGCCCAGGCAGCTGTGTCAGCCGTCGGTCGCGAACCGCTCCTGAATATCAGCAACGGGGGGCTGGACGCCAACTGGATGTTTCGCCACGGCATCCAGGCCGTCACGCTGGGCTGTGGCCAACGCAACGTGCACACCGCCGACGAACGCTTGTGCATCCCCGATTACTTGGACGCCTGCCGGATTGCCACCGCGGTCGCCAGCGGTCAAACCCCATGA
- a CDS encoding prepilin peptidase codes for MPKRRRWNRFLWIPLLAMTAVASLYVLLSAWILSRQSFLDFSDLLIPRVVDLVVLAWLFWVSSAIGSFLNVVAYRLPLGRGVGGFSSCPFCANKIATRDNIPVFGWLALQGRCRRCRLPIAPRYPIVELAVGLSLTLVGIMELYLAGINLPYQPGSGYSFGALHMPQVWTAAFAIGVCHMLAVACSWAVGLIRVDGVRLPRPLLVWCFVLVALPMLAWPPLQVVSWQVTVEPTWRANGFLSALLRVITGTAAAAVLARAMALSMFPSADIKLDPLGKDTARLLDLMAMLALPGIVVGWQGLLSVTILACLIAINLQRFLPNRDGFARLAIALPAALSLQLAAWRWLDALPYWPSTHAAPWVILLSAFAVATLSLWLRPQPVPPEREGGVGVRSEETGRQGDKESGRE; via the coding sequence ATGCCCAAGCGACGTCGTTGGAATCGCTTTTTGTGGATTCCGCTGTTGGCGATGACCGCCGTCGCATCACTTTACGTGCTGTTGAGTGCCTGGATCCTGTCGCGTCAGAGCTTTCTGGATTTCAGCGATCTGTTGATTCCGCGAGTCGTGGACTTGGTGGTGCTGGCGTGGTTGTTTTGGGTCAGCTCGGCGATCGGCAGTTTTTTGAATGTGGTGGCCTATCGGTTGCCGCTGGGCCGCGGCGTGGGGGGTTTTTCCAGTTGCCCATTCTGTGCCAACAAAATTGCCACCCGCGATAACATCCCCGTGTTTGGCTGGCTGGCGCTGCAGGGCCGCTGCCGACGCTGTCGCCTGCCGATCGCCCCGCGATATCCGATCGTGGAACTGGCCGTGGGCTTGTCATTGACGCTGGTGGGCATCATGGAACTGTACCTGGCCGGCATCAACCTGCCCTATCAACCGGGCAGTGGATATTCGTTTGGCGCTTTACACATGCCGCAGGTCTGGACGGCCGCGTTCGCCATCGGCGTCTGCCACATGTTGGCCGTCGCCTGCAGTTGGGCGGTGGGACTGATCCGCGTCGACGGGGTGCGATTGCCGCGTCCTTTGCTGGTCTGGTGCTTCGTGTTGGTGGCCTTGCCGATGTTGGCTTGGCCGCCCCTGCAAGTGGTTTCCTGGCAGGTCACGGTAGAGCCGACGTGGCGAGCGAACGGCTTTCTGTCGGCGTTGCTGCGAGTGATCACCGGGACAGCGGCGGCGGCCGTGTTGGCGCGAGCGATGGCGTTGTCGATGTTTCCTTCGGCAGACATTAAACTCGACCCGCTGGGCAAAGACACCGCGCGGCTGTTGGACTTGATGGCGATGCTGGCCCTGCCGGGTATCGTGGTCGGCTGGCAGGGTTTGTTGAGCGTCACGATTTTGGCTTGCCTGATCGCGATCAACCTGCAGCGGTTCCTGCCCAACCGCGACGGCTTTGCCCGCTTGGCGATCGCCTTGCCGGCGGCCTTGTCACTGCAGTTGGCCGCTTGGCGGTGGCTCGATGCGCTGCCCTATTGGCCCAGCACCCACGCCGCTCCCTGGGTAATCCTGCTGTCCGCCTTCGCCGTGGCCACCCTGTCGCTGTGGCTTCGGCCCCAACCGGTGCCGCCGGAGCGGGAGGGCGGTGTAGGAGTGAGGAGTGAGGAGACAGGGAGACAGGGAGACAAGGAGAGTGGGAGAGAATAA
- a CDS encoding type II secretion system protein GspD produces MTRTTRFKHWLVAAACVATLASHSPPSQAQAPQGSSLAMPPSSNNASLTRGQELLSGAQAALGKRDLAAAVGNYREIAALTAQQPSLRAGAAALRKALIQHGIEAQLLPAVANAPAGSPATSGSPAANPVTADAASQQVLQLIAQSQMALDKGDVQAAVNLTKQAKAVRLSQEQLAKVQTPLWKMTLAVDSAAKRRGLPGVTGPVPQATGFPVVQAGAVMPAGGSATASAGDIRRADYSSQATGPAAATPAQATGPAVLTAPPAAQPVNDQEGLRLYQQGVEALSAGRSEEARQLFVQAWQYEKTLDVETRRQLQAKLQLMQQPAAPPMGPNGELSALAQVDQETLRNRQRLYRQVTAELGVAYNDRINKPIESLGRINKLRATVVDSDVDESAKKALLAMVDRAIGEQQKYVEENRADIELGIRNDQIRLDLENERKMRLETDDMIAEKVEMFDQLMQERRFAEALVVAKQVQALAPGSTIGTQMMLSSRTQVRRLNAQDVIDRNEGAFVDYLLDAQDLNMVSPDQSMAFPDADAWRDLTGMRAGLNRGNDSLSAAEQEIKRLLETKVDVKFRKQPLGEVLKTLEMVTGVPLFIDEKALATARVDSSTPVTLDLTSQISLKNALNLILGQFDLTYAIGNDVLQITTNEVKRGQLQVRYYKVADLVTPIPNFATSYEDGLAGALKAAYQMNTASNTVQYAPVSAFGLAGEPSPMAVNQNPNMLAQYGNPMNAMSPMMPGASAPMRGAAGGGSLADFTQIMQLIETTIAPDTWEAMGGPSTMAPYAQNLSLVVSTTSDVHDQILDLLANLRRLQNLQVTIEVRFISLSDSFFEQIGVDFDVAFDDNVTDLPADDSGNSVAVGLSGPGRSFTTDLDLRFENNNFNVAPIFGGVDAGALSTFGFAILSDIEAFFFVQAAQGDNRTNVMQAPKVTLFDGQSASIQDVSQRPFVTSISPVVGDFAVAQQPIIVVLNEGTELNVQAVVSDDKRFVRLTLVPFFSQIGDVDTFTFTGSSTSSSSSETVDPDTGEPIESDDSEVVTQGSTVQLPTFAFTSVNTTVSVPDGGTILLGGIKRLREGRGERGLPILSKLPYINRLFRNTAIGRDASSLMLMVTPRIIIQEEEEIAQTGFDPNN; encoded by the coding sequence TTGACTAGGACCACAAGATTCAAACACTGGTTGGTGGCGGCCGCCTGCGTGGCGACGCTGGCCTCCCACTCCCCGCCCTCACAGGCACAAGCACCGCAGGGTTCGTCGCTGGCCATGCCGCCATCGTCGAACAACGCGTCCCTGACGCGCGGCCAGGAGCTGCTCAGCGGCGCGCAGGCCGCGCTGGGTAAACGCGATCTGGCTGCGGCTGTGGGGAACTATCGAGAGATCGCTGCCCTCACCGCCCAGCAACCAAGCCTTCGCGCCGGAGCTGCCGCATTGCGGAAGGCTCTGATTCAACACGGCATCGAAGCCCAGTTGTTACCGGCCGTGGCCAACGCCCCAGCCGGTTCACCGGCAACGTCCGGTTCCCCGGCGGCCAACCCTGTCACCGCTGACGCGGCTTCGCAACAGGTGTTGCAGCTGATCGCTCAGTCGCAGATGGCTCTGGATAAAGGCGATGTGCAAGCGGCCGTCAACTTGACCAAACAAGCCAAAGCGGTTCGCCTTAGCCAGGAACAACTGGCCAAGGTGCAAACACCGCTGTGGAAAATGACGCTGGCCGTCGACTCGGCAGCCAAACGTCGCGGCCTGCCCGGCGTAACCGGTCCCGTGCCCCAAGCCACCGGTTTCCCGGTCGTGCAAGCCGGCGCAGTGATGCCTGCCGGCGGCAGCGCCACGGCTTCGGCCGGCGATATTCGCCGAGCGGACTACAGCAGCCAAGCCACCGGCCCAGCTGCCGCGACGCCGGCGCAAGCCACCGGCCCGGCCGTGCTCACCGCTCCGCCCGCCGCTCAGCCGGTCAACGACCAAGAAGGCCTACGACTGTACCAGCAAGGTGTGGAAGCCTTGTCGGCCGGTCGATCCGAGGAAGCTCGCCAGTTGTTCGTCCAAGCCTGGCAGTATGAGAAGACTCTGGATGTCGAAACCCGTCGCCAACTGCAGGCCAAGTTGCAATTGATGCAGCAGCCCGCAGCACCGCCGATGGGGCCCAACGGCGAACTGTCCGCACTCGCGCAGGTCGACCAGGAAACGCTTCGCAATCGCCAGCGATTGTATCGCCAGGTGACCGCGGAATTGGGCGTGGCCTACAACGACCGCATTAATAAACCCATCGAATCGCTGGGTCGCATCAACAAACTGCGAGCCACTGTGGTCGATTCCGACGTCGATGAATCGGCCAAGAAAGCCCTGTTGGCGATGGTGGATCGTGCGATCGGTGAACAGCAAAAGTACGTCGAAGAAAACCGAGCCGACATCGAGCTGGGAATTCGCAACGATCAGATCCGCTTGGATCTGGAAAACGAACGCAAAATGCGACTCGAAACCGACGACATGATCGCGGAAAAAGTCGAAATGTTCGACCAACTGATGCAGGAGCGTCGATTTGCCGAAGCTTTGGTGGTCGCCAAGCAGGTGCAAGCCCTGGCGCCCGGTTCCACAATCGGCACCCAAATGATGCTTTCCAGCCGTACGCAGGTGCGTCGACTGAACGCTCAGGACGTGATCGATCGCAACGAAGGCGCGTTTGTCGACTATCTACTGGACGCTCAAGACCTGAACATGGTGTCTCCCGACCAGAGCATGGCCTTCCCCGATGCGGACGCCTGGCGCGATCTAACCGGCATGCGTGCCGGGTTGAATCGTGGCAATGATTCGCTGAGTGCCGCCGAGCAGGAAATCAAACGTCTGCTAGAAACCAAGGTGGATGTCAAATTCCGCAAGCAGCCGCTGGGCGAAGTGCTCAAAACGCTGGAGATGGTCACCGGGGTTCCGTTATTCATCGACGAAAAGGCTCTGGCCACCGCCCGGGTGGACAGCAGCACTCCGGTCACGCTGGACCTGACCAGCCAGATCTCCTTGAAGAACGCCCTGAACCTGATCTTGGGTCAGTTTGATTTGACCTATGCGATCGGCAACGACGTGTTGCAGATCACGACCAACGAAGTCAAACGTGGGCAGTTGCAGGTGCGGTACTACAAAGTGGCCGACCTGGTCACCCCGATCCCCAACTTTGCCACCAGCTATGAAGATGGTTTGGCCGGGGCGTTGAAAGCCGCCTACCAGATGAACACCGCCTCTAACACGGTGCAGTACGCTCCGGTATCGGCGTTCGGATTGGCTGGCGAACCGAGTCCCATGGCGGTTAACCAGAACCCCAATATGCTGGCTCAGTACGGCAATCCGATGAACGCCATGTCGCCGATGATGCCCGGTGCGTCGGCGCCCATGCGAGGTGCCGCAGGTGGTGGTTCGCTGGCCGACTTTACGCAGATTATGCAACTGATCGAAACCACCATCGCGCCCGATACTTGGGAAGCGATGGGGGGACCGAGCACCATGGCTCCTTACGCTCAGAACCTCAGTTTGGTGGTCAGCACAACCAGTGACGTGCACGACCAAATCCTGGATCTGTTGGCCAACCTGCGTCGTCTGCAGAACCTGCAAGTGACCATCGAAGTCCGCTTTATCTCGCTGTCCGACTCGTTCTTCGAGCAGATCGGCGTGGACTTTGACGTGGCCTTCGATGACAACGTGACCGATCTGCCGGCCGATGACAGCGGCAACTCGGTCGCCGTCGGCCTGTCGGGCCCGGGTCGTTCGTTTACGACCGACTTGGACCTGCGGTTTGAGAACAATAACTTTAACGTGGCACCGATCTTCGGTGGCGTGGACGCCGGGGCTCTGAGCACGTTTGGGTTTGCGATTCTCAGTGACATCGAAGCCTTCTTCTTCGTGCAAGCCGCCCAGGGCGACAACCGCACGAACGTCATGCAGGCACCCAAGGTGACCCTGTTCGACGGTCAGTCGGCATCGATCCAAGACGTTTCGCAGCGGCCCTTCGTGACCAGTATCTCGCCGGTGGTGGGAGACTTTGCGGTCGCCCAGCAGCCGATCATCGTGGTCTTGAATGAAGGTACGGAACTGAACGTGCAAGCGGTGGTCAGCGACGATAAACGTTTCGTCCGCCTGACGCTGGTGCCGTTCTTCAGCCAGATCGGCGACGTGGACACCTTCACGTTCACCGGCAGCAGCACCAGTTCCTCGAGCAGCGAAACCGTCGACCCCGATACCGGAGAGCCGATCGAGAGCGATGATTCGGAAGTGGTTACGCAAGGTTCGACGGTGCAGTTGCCGACGTTCGCCTTCACCAGCGTCAACACCACCGTCAGCGTTCCCGACGGTGGCACGATTCTGCTCGGCGGCATCAAACGTCTGCGAGAAGGCCGCGGTGAACGTGGCTTGCCGATCCTGAGCAAGCTGCCGTACATCAACCGCCTGTTCCGCAACACGGCCATCGGCCGCGACGCTTCGAGTCTGATGTTGATGGTGACGCCGCGAATCATCATCCAGGAAGAGGAAGAAATCGCCCAAACCGGGTTCGACCCCAACAACTAG
- a CDS encoding four helix bundle protein codes for MDFAARAGKVVDALPSTRLGRHIASQLVRSGTSPAPNYSEACAGESIKDFIHKLGIALKELRESRSWIKLILKADLLPEHRMSGLLDEVNQLCNIIGKSIVTAKVNQARPTQPRET; via the coding sequence TTGGATTTCGCTGCCCGTGCAGGCAAAGTCGTTGATGCCTTGCCGAGTACTCGACTGGGACGGCATATCGCAAGCCAATTGGTTCGCAGCGGCACCTCGCCCGCTCCGAATTATTCAGAAGCCTGCGCGGGAGAGAGCATCAAGGACTTTATTCACAAATTAGGAATCGCGTTAAAGGAACTTCGTGAATCTCGGTCATGGATCAAGTTAATCCTCAAAGCCGACCTGTTGCCTGAACACCGCATGTCGGGTTTGCTGGATGAGGTCAATCAGCTTTGTAATATCATCGGTAAATCCATCGTGACAGCCAAAGTAAACCAAGCCCGGCCCACGCAGCCACGAGAAACTTGA
- the rlmN gene encoding 23S rRNA (adenine(2503)-C(2))-methyltransferase RlmN, producing the protein MIHSLPLADAPPATDQREHLLDWTPAQLTTWLSEHGQRSFRGKQIWQWIYRQRAVDFVEMTDLPESLRRSLAERFVIYRSSVVKEETSPDGTEKLLVRLPDGGEIECVLLRDGSRRSICVSSQVGCAMGCVFCASGLDGVDRNLTRGEILEQMLRLQGRLPVDERLSHIVMMGMGEPLANLNNVLPALDVARSPDGLGISPRRITISTVGLPVAIDRLSRHAVPYNLAVSLHAPNNELRSRLVPVNRKVGLQPVMDAAGRYFESSGRRLTFEYVLLGGVNDSVQCASQLAKLMRGRPVLLNVIPYNPVAGLPYQTPSAGQLRTFRETLESAGVNVRFRQRKGSEINAACGQLRRNRNAE; encoded by the coding sequence ATGATCCATTCGCTTCCCCTCGCCGACGCTCCGCCCGCCACCGACCAGCGTGAACATTTGCTGGATTGGACGCCCGCTCAATTGACGACCTGGCTGTCCGAACATGGCCAGCGATCGTTTCGCGGCAAACAGATCTGGCAGTGGATTTACCGTCAGCGAGCGGTCGATTTTGTGGAGATGACGGATTTGCCGGAAAGCCTGCGGCGATCGCTGGCCGAACGGTTTGTGATCTATCGCAGTTCGGTCGTTAAAGAAGAAACCTCCCCCGACGGCACCGAAAAACTGCTGGTTCGGCTGCCCGATGGCGGCGAAATCGAATGCGTCCTGCTCCGTGATGGCAGCCGACGCAGCATTTGTGTCAGCAGCCAAGTGGGCTGTGCGATGGGATGCGTGTTCTGCGCCAGCGGCCTCGATGGCGTCGATCGCAATCTGACGCGCGGTGAAATCCTCGAGCAGATGCTGCGGCTGCAGGGCCGGCTGCCGGTCGACGAACGGCTCAGCCACATCGTGATGATGGGCATGGGCGAACCGCTGGCCAATCTGAACAACGTCTTGCCGGCGCTGGATGTCGCTCGCAGCCCCGACGGGCTGGGGATCAGCCCCCGCAGAATCACGATCAGCACGGTCGGATTGCCGGTCGCGATCGACCGGCTGTCGCGGCACGCGGTTCCCTACAACCTGGCAGTCAGCCTACACGCGCCCAACAACGAACTCCGCAGCCGCCTGGTACCGGTCAATCGCAAGGTCGGTCTGCAGCCGGTGATGGATGCTGCGGGCCGCTATTTCGAATCCAGCGGGCGACGGCTGACGTTCGAATACGTGCTGCTGGGCGGCGTCAATGATAGCGTTCAATGCGCCAGTCAGCTGGCCAAATTGATGCGGGGGCGGCCGGTCCTGCTGAACGTGATCCCCTACAACCCGGTCGCCGGGCTGCCCTACCAAACCCCCTCGGCAGGGCAGCTGCGAACCTTCCGCGAAACCTTGGAATCGGCGGGCGTCAACGTGCGGTTCCGGCAACGCAAGGGCAGCGAAATCAACGCCGCCTGCGGGCAACTGCGACGCAACCGCAACGCGGAATAG
- a CDS encoding Gfo/Idh/MocA family protein produces the protein MTPIRIAGICFEHFHMGDLLAMADAHPQVELVGICDEQPQRMQEAIAKFGFTDQQVFNDYAQCLQTTRPDVVVLCPAAADHGVWTERVMEFGADVIIEKPMAASLAEADRMIAAAERAQRRLMINWPLAWYDTHRTTYRLIREGRIGDVIEVHYYDGNRGPLYHAADKRETTLEEIARAKPTSWFYSRAAGGGSALDYLGYGTTLGSWFFGGQKPIEVTATVDQPEGLEVDEHCIAVARYASGLSKFETRWGTFTDPWTHQPQPRCGFVIVGTEGTIGCFDYAPSVTLQTREHPAAVEVPNDPLEPEVRDPIRYFLDRRDKQLPIEGPCSPEISRLGQQIVDTALASAEQKKTLALLP, from the coding sequence ATGACCCCCATTCGTATTGCTGGCATCTGCTTTGAACACTTTCACATGGGCGACCTGCTGGCGATGGCGGACGCGCATCCGCAGGTGGAACTGGTGGGAATCTGTGACGAACAGCCGCAGCGGATGCAGGAGGCGATCGCCAAGTTTGGCTTCACCGACCAGCAGGTGTTCAACGACTATGCTCAGTGCCTGCAAACCACGCGTCCCGACGTGGTGGTGCTGTGCCCGGCAGCCGCCGATCACGGCGTCTGGACCGAACGGGTGATGGAGTTTGGGGCGGACGTGATTATCGAAAAACCGATGGCCGCGTCGCTGGCCGAAGCCGATCGGATGATCGCCGCCGCCGAACGGGCGCAGCGGCGGTTGATGATCAATTGGCCGCTGGCTTGGTACGACACCCACCGGACCACCTATCGGCTGATCCGCGAAGGCCGCATCGGCGATGTGATCGAAGTCCACTACTACGACGGCAATCGCGGGCCGCTGTATCATGCCGCGGACAAGCGGGAAACGACGCTGGAAGAAATCGCTCGCGCCAAACCCACCAGTTGGTTTTATTCTCGAGCTGCCGGCGGTGGTTCGGCGCTCGACTACTTGGGCTACGGCACGACTCTGGGCAGCTGGTTTTTCGGCGGTCAAAAACCGATCGAAGTCACCGCCACGGTCGATCAGCCGGAGGGGTTGGAAGTCGACGAGCACTGCATCGCGGTGGCTCGCTACGCTAGCGGGCTGAGCAAATTCGAAACCCGCTGGGGCACGTTTACCGATCCCTGGACCCATCAGCCGCAACCGCGATGCGGGTTCGTGATCGTGGGCACCGAGGGCACGATCGGTTGCTTTGATTATGCACCCAGTGTGACGTTGCAGACTCGCGAGCATCCGGCCGCGGTGGAAGTGCCCAACGATCCGCTGGAGCCAGAAGTCCGCGATCCGATCCGTTATTTTCTGGATCGTCGTGACAAGCAGTTGCCGATCGAAGGGCCCTGTAGCCCCGAAATTTCTCGGCTCGGCCAACAGATCGTCGACACCGCCCTGGCCAGCGCAGAGCAAAAAAAGACGTTAGCGTTGCTGCCGTAG
- a CDS encoding (2Fe-2S)-binding protein → MMKDDDELCLCFHVSKRKVVNYIRLHRPKVASQLSECYGAGTGCGWCRPFLRKLMESSQAENVDLPSPDDYAQQRQTYRDDQK, encoded by the coding sequence ATGATGAAAGACGATGACGAACTGTGCCTGTGCTTTCATGTCAGCAAACGCAAAGTCGTGAACTACATCCGGCTGCACCGGCCCAAAGTCGCCAGTCAGTTGAGTGAATGTTATGGCGCCGGCACGGGATGTGGCTGGTGTCGACCTTTTCTGCGCAAGTTAATGGAAAGCAGCCAAGCGGAAAACGTCGATTTGCCCAGCCCCGACGACTACGCCCAACAACGCCAAACCTACCGCGACGACCAGAAGTAA
- the ispG gene encoding (E)-4-hydroxy-3-methylbut-2-enyl-diphosphate synthase, translated as MTIQRNPTRTVAIGTIQIGGGHPIAVQSMTATKTQNVAATAAQANALHAAGAGVVRVAVDSVKDAEALAELRQHTEANLAVDLQENFRLAELVAPHVNKIRYNPGHLYHHQKDRPWQDKVRFIIEQAQRHDCAVRIGVNCGSVDPAKKEKYDAEDSITPMLESALEHCRFVDSLDFDRYVVSLKDSDPDKVIEVNQRFAAERPDVPLHLGVTEAGMPPDGIIKTRVAFEQLIGKGIGDTVRVSLTVPNDRKPEEIAAGQQIIDDIAAGRVRSVVRLNRDELNIISCPSCSRVENEAFVELAADVKELTRYAQKHAITIAVMGCRVNGPGETDDADLGLWCGPKVVNLKRGEQTIGAFPYDEILPRLKAELDQIIATR; from the coding sequence ATGACCATCCAGCGCAACCCCACCCGCACGGTCGCGATCGGAACCATCCAGATCGGCGGTGGACACCCCATTGCCGTGCAAAGCATGACGGCTACCAAGACCCAGAACGTCGCCGCCACCGCCGCCCAGGCCAACGCCCTGCACGCCGCCGGCGCCGGGGTGGTGCGAGTGGCCGTCGACAGCGTCAAGGACGCCGAAGCCTTGGCGGAGCTTCGCCAACACACCGAAGCCAACCTGGCGGTCGACCTGCAGGAGAATTTTCGGCTGGCCGAACTGGTCGCCCCCCACGTCAACAAAATCCGCTACAACCCCGGACACCTGTACCACCACCAGAAAGACCGTCCCTGGCAGGACAAGGTGCGATTCATCATCGAACAAGCGCAACGCCACGACTGCGCGGTACGCATCGGGGTGAATTGCGGCAGCGTCGACCCGGCCAAAAAAGAAAAATACGACGCCGAAGATTCCATCACTCCGATGCTGGAAAGCGCCCTGGAACACTGTCGCTTCGTCGACTCGCTGGATTTCGACCGCTACGTCGTCTCGCTGAAGGACAGCGATCCCGACAAGGTCATCGAGGTCAACCAACGCTTTGCCGCCGAACGTCCCGATGTGCCGCTGCACCTGGGCGTCACCGAAGCCGGGATGCCGCCCGACGGGATCATCAAAACCCGTGTGGCCTTTGAACAGTTGATCGGCAAAGGCATCGGAGACACCGTGCGGGTGTCGTTGACGGTGCCCAATGATCGCAAACCCGAAGAGATCGCGGCGGGACAGCAAATCATCGACGACATCGCCGCCGGCCGCGTTCGCAGCGTGGTCCGGCTGAACCGCGACGAGCTGAACATTATCAGCTGCCCGAGCTGCAGCCGGGTGGAAAACGAAGCCTTTGTCGAACTGGCCGCCGACGTCAAAGAACTGACTCGATACGCGCAAAAACATGCGATCACGATCGCCGTGATGGGCTGCCGCGTTAACGGGCCCGGCGAAACCGACGATGCCGATCTGGGACTGTGGTGCGGTCCCAAAGTCGTCAACTTAAAACGCGGCGAACAGACCATCGGCGCGTTTCCTTACGACGAAATCCTGCCGCGACTGAAAGCGGAATTGGACCAGATCATCGCCACTCGTTAA